From a region of the Daphnia magna isolate NIES linkage group LG1, ASM2063170v1.1, whole genome shotgun sequence genome:
- the LOC116936641 gene encoding short coiled-coil protein B, whose translation MENTTLYKELNNIPLADDDPQAVIPSDGEEAGVERHSLDSMSSRFTNDSSEHPLCDGDINLDEQEEKARLIAQVMELQNTLDDLSQRVDSVKEENLKLRSENQVLGQYIENLMSASSVFQSTSPKIKKK comes from the exons ATGGAAAATACTACGTTGTATAAAGAGCTCAACAATATTCCATTGGCTGATGATGATCCCCAAG CTGTCATTCCGTCCGACGGAGAGGAAGCAGGCGTAGAGCGCCATTCTTTAGACTCAATGTCTTCTCGTTTTACCAATGATAGCTCAGAGCATCCCCTTTGTG ATGGAGATATCAACTTGGacgaacaagaagaaaaggcCCGTCTAATAGCTCAAGTTATGGAACTCCAAAACACTCTTGATG ATCTCTCCCAACGTGTGGATAGtgtcaaagaagaaaatctgAAGCTGAGGTcagaaaatcaagttttaGGGCAATATATAGAAAATTTAATGTCAGCATCTTCAGTCTTTCAATCAACatctccaaaaataaaaaagaaataa